A region from the Pelobates fuscus isolate aPelFus1 chromosome 3, aPelFus1.pri, whole genome shotgun sequence genome encodes:
- the CREBRF gene encoding CREB3 regulatory factor — protein MYNFLATNKHRLERRSSEKQTSNLELVLEDLGFEMPQPSVSGMDPPFGDAFRSPAFAEQTLMSTDLLANSSDFMYELERELGYQQSPTENFLTLEDCKDLATLDSFTDILESNPPLCSNWEQWDTYCEDLTKYTKLASCDIWGTKEVDYLGLDDFSSPYQDEEVISKTPTLAQLNSEDSQSVADSLYYTDGFLCPKVTILPGKKITSGRATAPVCSSKTTHVDVPLVECLQKTAKPAASTQMVAKTNVSCEEKVNIHGECKDYVKKAKVKISSVLPNRPSATVITTDAAKENTCFCGAMAKKQERASGEPSLGRRSCAILPFKETQKLFCPQPSVTTIGVSEESVALGASVSDPSQKKEEHNYSLFVCEEVTESAVKTESPQHDDDEEDVELDEEDHDEGFGSEHELSDNDDDEEEEEEEEEEEEEDYEDDKDDISDTFSEPGYENDSVEDLKGVTAVSTRKRGKRRYFWEYSEQLMPSLQEGLLRPSEWNRDTLPSNMYQKNGLHHGKYTAKKSRRTDVEDLTPNPRKLLQIGGELRKLNKVISDLTPVSELPLTARPRSRKEKNKLASRACRLKKKAQYEANKVKLWGLNTEYDNLLFVINSIKQEIMTRIQIPWEEWSASMEQKLDMLIKDTLVSPVACKTSEFVNQVLEKTSEGNPTGGLVGLRIPTSKV, from the exons ATGTATAATTTTCTTGCCACTAATAAACACAGGCTGGAAAGGAGGTCCAGCGAAAAGCAAACAAGTAATTTAGAGTTGGTTCTGGAAGACTTGGGCTTTGAAATGCCTCAG CCCAGTGTCAGCGGAATGGATCCTCCTTTCGGAGATGCCTTTCGGAGCCCTGCATTTGCAGAGCAGACGTTAATGAGCACTGACTTACTGGCAAATAGCTCAGATTTCATGTATGAACTG GAAAGAGAATTGGGCTACCAGCAGAGTCCAACTGAAAATTTCTTGACACTGGAGGACTGCAAAGACTTGGCAACCTTGGATTCCTTCACAGATATCCTGGAGAGCAATCCACCATTATGTTCTAACTGGGAGCAATGGGATACGTATTGCGAGGACTTGACTAAGTATACAAAGCTGGCAAGTTGTGACATATGGGGAACCAAAGAAGTGGATTACCTTGGACTTGATGACTTCTCCAGTCCCTATCAGGATGAGGAGGTGATCAGCAAAACGCCTACTCTTGCTCAACTTAATAGTGAGGACTCACAGTCTGTTGCAGATTCTCTTTACTATACAGATGGCTTCTTGTGTCCCAAGGTTaccattttaccaggaaagaaaaTTACGTCTGGGAGGGCCACTGCTCCAGTGTGTTCATCCAAGACCACCCATGTAGATGTGCCATTAGTTGAGTGCTTACAAAAGACTGCCAAGCCTGCAGCGAGCACCCAGATGGTAGCAAAGACTAATGTTTCATGTGAAGAGAAGGTCAACATTCATGGAGAGTGCAAAGACTATGTGAAAAAAGCCAAGGTAAAGATCAGTTCTGTACTTCCTAATCGGCCGTCCGCTACAGTTATTACAACTGATGCAGCCAaggaaaatacatgtttttgtggAGCTATGGCCAAGAAGCAGGAGAGGGCAAGCGGTGAGCCCTCTTTGGGTCGTAGGAGTTGTGCCATCCTGCCTTTCAAAGagactcaaaaacttttttgcccGCAACCAAGTGTGACCACAATTGGTGTTAGTGAGGAGAGTGTTGCTTTAGGTGCCTCTGTTTCTGATCCTTCACAAAAGAAAGAGGAGCACAACTACTCCCTTTTTGTCTGTGAGGAAGTTACTGAATCAGCAGTCAAGACCGAGAGCCCACAGCATGATGATGATGAGGAAGATGTGGAATTGGACGAAGAAGATCATGATGAAGGATTTGGTAGTGAGCATGAATTATCTGACAATGACGATgatgaggaggaagaggaggaggaggaggaggaggaagaagaagaCTATGAGGATGATAAGGATGATATTAGTGATACCTTTTCTGAACCAG gCTATGAGAATGATTCTGTGGAGGATCTGAAAGGTGTTACTGCTGTGTCCACAAGGAAAAGAGGAAAAAGACGGTACTTCTGGGAATACAGTGAACAGCTCATGCCTTCTCTTCAGGAAGGACTACTAAGACCCTCTGAGTGGAACAGAGATACTTTGCCGAGCAACATGTACCAGAAGAATGGCTTGCATCACG GAAAATACACAGCTAAGAAATCTCGCAGGACTGACGTTGAGgatctaacccctaaccctagaaAGCTATTACAGATAGGAGGAGAACTGCGCAAACTTAACAAGGTGATAAGTGACCTGACACCGGTATCTGAACTTCCACTTACAGCCAGGCCCCGCTCTCGTAAAGAGAAAAACAAGCTGGCTTCCAG GGCTTGTCGTCTGAAGAAGAAGGCTCAATACGAAGCAAACAAAGTAAAGCTATGGGGGCTAAATACTGAATACG aCAACTTGCTATTTGTGATCAATTCAATTAAGCAAGAGATCATGACACGAATACAGATTCCTTGGGAAGAGTGGTCAGCCAGCATGGAGCAGAAATTAGATATGTTGATTAAAGATACACTTG TGTCGCCAGTTGCTTGCAAGACGTCAGAATTTGTAAACCAAGTTTTGGAGAAAACGTCTGAAGGAAATCCAACTGGTGGACTAGTTGGGCTGCGCATACCCACTTCCAAGGTGTGA